From Alloacidobacterium dinghuense:
CACGGTCTGGATGCGGCTGTCGATGTCAGACTTGAGCTTGCGGTACTGCGCTTTAAGGTCAATGAACTGCATTCTTTAATTTTCGCGCATTCCTGCCACGCAGAGGAGCGGCCCGCGCATTTTGCACATTGACTGTTTAGTTTCAATGGCTTTACAGACGAATGCCATACGGATTTCGGTCAATGGACTTCCCGCCGTACAGCCAAGATCGTCGTGATTTCCGCGACATCATTTCTGGAGACACGCCGTTGAAGTTCGCGTAGGATTCTGTGCCGGCGGGACTTTCCGTACGCATTGGGCTGAATCGTCAGGCAAGCGTCGGGTGAAAGGCTTTCCGCCGGAGGTGTTCCGATGCCTACATATGCTGTGCTGTGCAAATGGACAAGTCAGGGGATACAGAGCGTAAAGCAAAGCCCAGGGCGGCTGGACGCAGGCAGGAAAGCGTTTGAAGCCGCTGGTATCAAGATGAAGGATTTCTACCTGGTCATGGGCCAGTATGACATGATCATTGTCGTCGACGCACCGGACGACGCTACGCTCGCCAAAGCCGCTCTCACTCTCGCTTCCGCCGGCAACATTCAAACAGAAACGCTGCGTGCGTTTACCGAGGACGAATATCGGAAGATTGTTTCAGGCATTGCCTGACCGGGCTCGATTCATAGGCAGACCTGCAATTTCACAACGCGCCCCGGACCGGTCATTTCTCCGGCTATCTGCGCCACTGCTCCAGAGCCTGAAGAATCACCAGCAAAAAAGCCCAGAGCAGGAACGTTCCAACGAGGATTGCGCCCACAACGTAGACCACATCCACAAAGCGGCGTGGATGTGGCTTTCTGAGTCGCCGCATTCGATTGTTGCTTGCTCGCCCAAAGGCACGCTTGTCTGTCGCCTTGAACAATCTCGCTGTAAACATGGGAATCAGTTCTCGAACTCGGGTTCAGGCACCGGCAACACATCTTTGTCTCCCGCAATCCAAACGTAGATCGTGGGAAGTAGAAAGACGTTGATAGCCAGGGCGCCAACAAGACCGCCAACAATGACGATGGCGAAGGGACGTTGGGAGTCGGACCCAATGCCATGCGACATTGCCGCCGGCAGCAGACCGAGAGTCGCAACCAGCATGGTCATCATGATGGGTCGCAGTCGAAGCACGGCGCCTTCGATTGCGGCTTCGAGGATCGAGTGGCCCTGCACGCGCAGTTGGTTGATGTATTCAAGCATGATGACTCCGGTTTGCACGGAGACGCCGAAGAGCGCGAGGAATCCAACCCCCGAGGACACGCTGAAGTTTGTGCGGGTGAGAAGCAGGGCAAGCAGACCCCCGATGGGAGCCATAGCCACGTTCACCATAATCAGCGCCGCCCATTTTCCAGACTTGAACATCGTGTAGAGAATCACGAAGATCAGCAGGATAGTGATGGGCAACACGAGAAGCAGACGCTTCTGCGAGCGCTTCTGGCTTTCGTATTCTCCGGCCCAATCGATGTGATATCCCGCAGGCAGAGTCACCTGCTTGTTGACCTTATCGATGGCCTCTTCGACTGTGCTGCCGAGGTCGCGTCCGCGAACGCTGTACTTCACGGCGATGTATCGCTGTTCTCCCTCGCGATAGATCTCTTCAGCGCCGTCGGTAGTGGCAATCTTGGTGAGTTGCGCCAGTGAAACGCGCTCGCCCGATGGAGACAGCAGACGTACATTCTCGATGGCCTCACGCGTATCACGGTACGGCTCCTGATAACGGAGCACGAGATCGTAGCGAGCCTCGCCGCGCAGAACCTGGCTTACAGCATTTCCGCCAACAGCAGTCTGAATCGC
This genomic window contains:
- a CDS encoding GYD domain-containing protein, producing MPTYAVLCKWTSQGIQSVKQSPGRLDAGRKAFEAAGIKMKDFYLVMGQYDMIIVVDAPDDATLAKAALTLASAGNIQTETLRAFTEDEYRKIVSGIA